A stretch of the Duncaniella dubosii genome encodes the following:
- a CDS encoding cellulase family glycosylhydrolase, with product MKILKSIFASMLLVSVCGFATTSCNDDDGYPNKVEFLSGEFVVSKSAMALAGTQPQTLTIKSPVRPSVSSDAAWIHVGEVERSVSSSIYTCVISCDENSAYDVRTGSLTVTAGSESKTVTVTQYGAETVEIVSISSEGGVLAPNGGTFTVNYAATGEVNIEAPQWLTIVGSRSLNECSVEFRYSANNGEAGRSGDIVISLVSDPAISQIVTVSQEKAEISTDMSSSAIELAAKMYAGVNIGNTMEPPSGEGTWGTPVVNQEYIRGLKSLGFNAVRVPCAWDSHVSDAATNTIDPAWLDRVSEVVGYIVAEDMYAIVNIHWDGGWLETSCVNGYDEAVDKKQRDYWTQIANKLNVYDEHLLFAGMNEPGQQDQGAVNSSSINAIKAYQQTFVDAVRATGGNNAKRCLIHQTPYTNIDKGVSSEYSLPSDAVEGRSLVEVHFYDPSDFTLMGKDGEWGAGSKVKFYWGAANHIAGSDRNCTWGEESYVDSQFKKMQDAYVSKGIPVIVGEYAVEIRSTTDFPELDSDKWKASRASWTKYITESAKNHGCVPFYWEIGGDINRNNGAAKNSYLIDALMEGANAGKYPF from the coding sequence ATGAAAATACTTAAATCTATTTTTGCATCAATGTTGCTGGTGTCGGTGTGCGGTTTCGCCACCACATCATGCAATGATGATGACGGCTATCCTAATAAGGTTGAATTTTTGTCAGGTGAGTTTGTAGTCAGCAAATCCGCTATGGCTCTTGCCGGCACTCAGCCACAGACGCTGACAATCAAATCGCCTGTCCGCCCTTCGGTCAGTTCAGATGCCGCTTGGATTCATGTCGGAGAGGTCGAACGCTCGGTGTCATCGTCAATCTACACTTGTGTGATATCATGTGACGAGAATTCTGCCTACGATGTCCGTACCGGCTCTCTGACCGTGACAGCCGGAAGCGAAAGCAAGACCGTGACTGTCACGCAATATGGTGCCGAGACCGTTGAAATTGTTTCTATAAGTTCCGAAGGTGGTGTGCTTGCGCCTAACGGCGGTACTTTTACCGTCAATTATGCAGCTACCGGCGAGGTGAATATCGAAGCTCCCCAATGGTTGACAATAGTCGGTTCGCGTTCGCTGAACGAATGCTCGGTTGAATTCAGATATTCGGCCAACAACGGCGAGGCTGGACGTTCTGGCGACATCGTTATTTCGCTTGTGTCAGACCCCGCGATTTCTCAGATTGTCACTGTTTCGCAGGAAAAGGCTGAAATTTCCACCGATATGAGCAGTTCTGCCATTGAGCTTGCCGCAAAGATGTATGCAGGCGTAAATATCGGCAACACTATGGAGCCACCGTCCGGCGAAGGTACATGGGGCACTCCCGTTGTCAATCAGGAATACATCCGCGGGTTGAAGTCTCTTGGCTTCAATGCTGTACGTGTTCCCTGTGCATGGGACAGCCATGTAAGCGATGCCGCAACAAACACGATTGACCCTGCATGGCTTGATCGTGTGAGCGAAGTTGTGGGCTACATCGTCGCTGAAGATATGTATGCCATCGTAAATATCCATTGGGACGGTGGTTGGCTTGAAACCTCCTGCGTCAATGGCTACGATGAGGCTGTCGATAAAAAGCAGCGTGACTATTGGACTCAGATAGCCAACAAGCTCAATGTCTATGACGAGCACCTTCTGTTTGCCGGAATGAACGAACCGGGTCAGCAGGATCAGGGCGCGGTAAACTCTTCTTCGATTAATGCGATAAAGGCTTATCAGCAGACGTTTGTCGACGCTGTGCGCGCGACTGGAGGAAACAACGCCAAGCGTTGCCTGATTCATCAGACACCTTATACAAATATAGATAAAGGTGTGTCATCCGAATATTCGCTTCCGTCAGATGCTGTCGAAGGCCGTTCGCTCGTTGAGGTGCATTTCTATGATCCGTCTGACTTTACCCTGATGGGTAAGGACGGTGAATGGGGTGCCGGTTCTAAGGTAAAGTTCTACTGGGGAGCTGCAAATCATATTGCAGGCTCTGACAGAAACTGCACATGGGGCGAGGAATCCTATGTTGATTCACAGTTCAAGAAAATGCAGGATGCCTACGTGTCAAAAGGTATTCCGGTGATTGTCGGTGAATATGCGGTTGAAATCCGTTCGACTACCGATTTCCCTGAACTTGATTCCGACAAATGGAAAGCCAGCCGTGCGTCATGGACAAAATATATCACGGAGTCGGCCAAGAACCACGGATGCGTTCCTTTCTATTGGGAGATAGGTGGCGATATTAACCGTAACAACGGTGCGGCCAAGAACTCATATCTCATTGATGCTTTGATGGAAGGCGCTAATGCCGGAAAATATCCCTTCTGA
- a CDS encoding DUF5106 domain-containing protein gives MRHCIFLLALAPGFLGLVGCGSSGKDSAQSPLVEDSVEEVLTLVLPSIPSTISEPEDKAGFIAIHFWDNLDFSDEEKVSDVRFMEQNFVDYLSIFPAVMAADRQAAFDVLMSRSAVNPSARAMIVSFGEKYLNHQDSPMKNSEYYTDFRNSVRRQAR, from the coding sequence ATGAGACATTGTATTTTTCTGCTTGCATTAGCTCCGGGCTTCTTGGGACTGGTTGGCTGTGGGAGTTCCGGGAAGGACAGCGCACAGTCACCGCTTGTTGAGGACAGTGTTGAAGAAGTCTTGACTTTGGTGCTGCCATCCATTCCGTCTACCATCTCGGAACCTGAGGACAAGGCAGGATTCATTGCCATTCATTTTTGGGATAATCTTGATTTCAGCGATGAAGAGAAGGTATCGGATGTCCGGTTTATGGAACAGAATTTCGTGGACTATCTATCCATTTTCCCTGCCGTCATGGCAGCTGACCGTCAGGCGGCCTTTGACGTGTTGATGAGTCGTTCGGCGGTCAATCCGTCTGCGAGAGCTATGATTGTTTCCTTTGGCGAGAAATATCTCAACCATCAGGATTCGCCTATGAAAAACAGCGAGTATTACACTGATTTCAGAAATTCCGTAAGGCGTCAGGCCAGATAA
- a CDS encoding HD domain-containing protein gives MNYQDIIDKYYPAGSPLRDIYMRHCRSVANLAIEIADRKALETDRNEIEEAAMLHDLGIFLTDAPGIECHGSEPYILHGVIGARLLRENGMPERDARVAERHTGAGIDKNEIIAQGLPLPPDGDFMPATQLERLICYADKFYSKSGDMKRKPMEKVLASMKRISHGSFERFLNLKEEFE, from the coding sequence ATGAATTACCAAGACATCATTGACAAATACTATCCCGCAGGCTCACCCCTGCGGGATATTTATATGCGCCATTGCCGGTCAGTGGCCAATCTCGCCATCGAGATTGCCGACCGCAAGGCTTTGGAAACCGACAGAAACGAAATAGAAGAGGCGGCAATGCTTCACGACTTAGGAATTTTCCTTACCGACGCACCCGGGATAGAATGTCACGGGTCAGAGCCATATATCCTCCACGGAGTCATCGGTGCGCGCCTGCTGCGCGAAAACGGAATGCCTGAAAGAGACGCGCGCGTGGCCGAACGACACACAGGTGCAGGAATAGATAAAAACGAGATCATCGCACAGGGGCTTCCGCTTCCACCCGACGGCGACTTTATGCCGGCCACACAGCTCGAACGACTCATCTGCTATGCAGATAAATTTTATTCGAAAAGTGGCGATATGAAACGTAAGCCCATGGAAAAAGTGCTCGCCTCAATGAAACGCATTTCACATGGCAGCTTTGAAAGATTCTTAAATCTGAAAGAGGAATTCGAGTAA
- a CDS encoding branched-chain amino acid aminotransferase codes for MNNDLDWGNLSFGYIPTDYNVRCYFRDGKWGEIEVSQSEEINLHIAATCLHYGQEIFEGLKAFRGKDGKIRVFRLEENARRLQESAKGILMEPLPEEKFKEMVLKVVKLNERFVPPYGSGASLYIRPLELGISAQVGVKPANEYVFMILVTPVGPYFKTGFKPTNICIMRQYDRVAPNGTGLWKVGGNYAASLTAGEHAHELGYSAVLYLDPKEKKYLDECGPANFMAIKDGVYITPASNSILPSITNKSLMQLAEDMGIKVERRHITVDELSEIDEAAAVGTAAVASPVGEIHDLDTGEKYIISKNGEPGPITTKLYETLNGIRLGEIEDTHGWNTIVE; via the coding sequence ATGAACAACGATTTGGACTGGGGGAACCTTTCATTCGGTTACATCCCAACAGATTACAACGTGCGCTGCTACTTCCGCGACGGGAAGTGGGGTGAAATAGAAGTGTCGCAAAGCGAAGAAATCAATCTCCACATCGCCGCCACATGTCTGCACTATGGACAGGAAATTTTCGAAGGTCTGAAGGCTTTCCGTGGCAAAGACGGGAAGATCCGTGTATTCCGTCTCGAAGAGAACGCCCGCCGACTCCAAGAATCGGCCAAAGGCATCCTCATGGAGCCGCTGCCTGAAGAAAAATTCAAGGAAATGGTGTTGAAGGTTGTCAAGCTCAACGAACGTTTCGTACCTCCTTACGGTTCAGGCGCATCACTCTACATCCGCCCACTCGAACTCGGCATTTCAGCACAGGTCGGTGTGAAACCCGCTAACGAATATGTGTTCATGATACTTGTCACACCCGTAGGTCCGTATTTCAAGACCGGGTTCAAGCCAACCAACATCTGCATCATGCGCCAGTATGACCGCGTAGCCCCCAACGGCACAGGCTTGTGGAAGGTCGGAGGCAACTACGCAGCTTCGCTGACCGCCGGTGAACACGCCCATGAGCTTGGCTACTCCGCTGTGCTCTATCTCGATCCGAAAGAGAAAAAATATCTCGACGAATGCGGTCCGGCAAACTTTATGGCTATCAAGGATGGTGTCTACATCACTCCGGCGTCCAACTCAATCCTGCCGTCGATAACCAACAAGAGTCTCATGCAACTCGCAGAAGATATGGGAATAAAGGTCGAGCGCCGTCACATCACTGTCGACGAACTCAGCGAAATCGATGAAGCTGCCGCTGTCGGAACTGCCGCCGTCGCATCTCCAGTCGGTGAAATCCATGACCTCGACACCGGTGAAAAATACATCATTTCCAAGAACGGAGAGCCGGGGCCTATCACCACGAAGCTCTATGAAACGCTCAATGGAATCCGCCTCGGAGAAATCGAGGACACCCACGGATGGAACACCATCGTTGAATAA
- a CDS encoding caspase family protein, with protein sequence MFDTKDTKLGSGMAYECAMINNEFQTIAGYLEDFGFDSEISEYTGDNCGKTQLLTAINGLEIAPEDVVLFYYGGHGGRPVNSTDSFPQMCLGHQNQENFVPATLIRNIIESKNPQLTIVITGCCNSESRGISIKSVVAQSQGYTSEGSIDKSRYKNLFTDFKGVIQFTSSRPGEYSFAGNTGSWFAANLLNVIDDIGRGKVGADWKSLCEEVGRRVSEEEIIFEGQKYRMHPYAEIKTTSISGDGNNDKKSHDGSVRKRVNDDDYNLIAEINALLDKSKSREQRLCLIPSILEKHFNYGAKVITLGRDMATVVDYEDADVFLKRITMSPYISQINIVTTVR encoded by the coding sequence ATGTTTGATACGAAGGATACAAAGCTCGGCTCAGGAATGGCGTATGAATGTGCCATGATAAACAATGAGTTTCAGACGATTGCTGGATATCTGGAAGATTTCGGTTTCGATAGTGAGATATCGGAGTATACAGGAGATAATTGCGGGAAAACACAATTGCTCACTGCGATAAATGGATTAGAGATTGCACCTGAAGATGTCGTATTGTTTTATTATGGCGGGCATGGTGGCCGTCCGGTAAATAGTACGGACAGTTTTCCTCAGATGTGTCTCGGACATCAAAATCAAGAAAATTTTGTTCCGGCTACTTTGATTAGAAATATTATAGAAAGTAAAAATCCTCAACTGACAATTGTAATAACTGGATGTTGTAACAGTGAGAGTCGAGGGATAAGTATTAAAAGTGTAGTAGCCCAATCACAGGGATATACAAGTGAGGGGAGTATCGATAAATCAAGGTACAAAAATCTGTTTACGGATTTTAAGGGTGTGATACAGTTTACGAGTAGCCGGCCAGGAGAATATTCATTTGCTGGAAATACTGGGAGCTGGTTTGCAGCGAACCTGCTTAATGTAATAGACGATATTGGTCGTGGAAAGGTTGGTGCGGATTGGAAATCGTTATGTGAGGAAGTTGGAAGGCGTGTTAGTGAAGAGGAGATTATTTTCGAAGGACAGAAATATCGAATGCACCCATACGCAGAAATAAAAACAACTTCTATTTCCGGAGATGGAAATAATGATAAGAAGTCGCATGACGGTAGTGTAAGGAAACGAGTAAACGATGATGACTATAACCTGATTGCTGAGATTAACGCTCTTCTTGACAAATCAAAAAGTAGGGAGCAACGTTTATGTCTTATTCCTTCTATTTTAGAAAAGCATTTTAATTATGGTGCTAAAGTCATTACTTTAGGTCGTGACATGGCAACTGTTGTAGACTACGAAGATGCGGATGTTTTTTTGAAAAGAATAACGATGTCGCCATATATCTCACAGATTAATATAGTAACAACAGTTCGGTAA
- a CDS encoding transposase: MNVLAILKDFTFRCKSVFENTTTKMSKRFLNWLILTIRTVALIPGKVNFTRLSRYGGRTAKTFASNFKTSVDWMKVNIGMAQDCFGPADDMAVAIDPSFISKAGRLTYGIGRFWSGVAQRVKRGLEIMAIGAISLSKHTCVMLGAVQSPNFRTLESEKQMSMLDWYVALVRSKATEMLSLTDILVADAFFSKYEFVNEVIGMGFRFVGRLRANSYLRYLAIPDSSAPRRRGRKKKYGEKVDFSNLDMSVFTSFIYEDSKGNKKRCHTAVIHSRALKRDIRIVVCPVENAEPLLYFSTDTNMRPEKIIGFYRTRFQIEFGIRDAKQFTGLQSQQTRDREWLDFAFNLSFTALNVCKEVIIRIFR; the protein is encoded by the coding sequence ATGAACGTATTGGCGATTCTCAAAGACTTCACCTTTCGGTGTAAGTCGGTATTTGAAAATACTACAACCAAGATGAGCAAAAGGTTCCTCAACTGGCTGATTTTAACAATACGCACTGTAGCGTTGATTCCGGGCAAAGTCAATTTTACCCGGCTGTCGCGCTATGGCGGTCGTACAGCCAAGACCTTTGCCTCCAATTTCAAGACATCCGTAGACTGGATGAAAGTCAACATAGGTATGGCGCAGGATTGTTTTGGGCCGGCCGATGACATGGCAGTGGCAATCGATCCGTCGTTCATTTCAAAAGCAGGCAGACTGACGTATGGCATAGGCCGTTTCTGGTCAGGGGTGGCACAACGTGTCAAACGCGGTCTGGAGATAATGGCGATCGGGGCAATAAGTCTGAGTAAACATACATGCGTGATGCTCGGTGCTGTCCAGTCACCGAACTTCAGGACTCTTGAATCCGAGAAACAAATGTCAATGCTTGACTGGTATGTGGCACTTGTCAGGTCAAAGGCGACAGAGATGCTCTCACTGACGGATATTCTGGTTGCCGATGCCTTTTTCTCCAAATATGAGTTTGTAAATGAAGTGATTGGCATGGGATTTCGATTTGTCGGGAGATTACGTGCCAACTCATATCTGAGGTATCTGGCCATACCGGATTCCTCCGCCCCGCGAAGACGCGGCAGAAAGAAAAAGTATGGAGAGAAAGTGGATTTCTCCAACCTTGATATGTCCGTGTTCACTTCATTCATATATGAGGATTCCAAAGGAAACAAAAAACGATGTCACACGGCGGTCATACATTCGAGGGCATTGAAACGCGACATCCGTATCGTGGTATGTCCGGTTGAAAACGCAGAGCCTCTTCTTTACTTCTCTACCGACACCAACATGAGGCCTGAAAAGATCATCGGTTTCTACCGCACCCGCTTTCAGATTGAGTTCGGTATACGCGATGCCAAGCAGTTTACCGGACTTCAGTCACAGCAGACCCGGGACAGGGAGTGGCTTGACTTTGCGTTCAATCTTTCCTTCACTGCCCTCAATGTCTGCAAAGAGGTGATTATCCGGATCTTTCGGTAG
- a CDS encoding protein-disulfide reductase DsbD family protein codes for MRKLALTFSLLVALLCNMALGQIMTPVKWDAKIDMTGNDEGQVVLTATISSGWHMYSLDCDPDAGPQILEITYPKLNGVTLEGKPIPNKPSHKQYDDMFGAELSWWTQGVTITQKFKATQPEFNIDVMVVCSACNDENCIPPSRSNFNLSGKATIKAVPKKDEPKAVAELPAEKEEVAAVLDAVAESVEAASDSLAAVSDTLVSSAPDSKGADLWAPVSFKDAENAEDFSTTSLWYIFFTCFLGGLVALFTPCVWPMIPMTVSFFLKKGKDRSKSIMDACTYGLSIIVIYVALGLLITGIFGASSLNALSTSAVCNIIFFLLLVVFAISFFGAFEIKLPSSWSNKMDATAEKTTGLLSIFFMAFTLTLVSFSCTGPIIGTLLVEAASQGDLWGPAIGMLGFSTALALPFMLFAMFPTMLQAAPSSGGWMNTLKVVLGFVELALSLKFLSVADLAYGWHILDREAFLALWIVMFALLGLYLLGQFNFAHYGKADSSIGVFRFFLALCSFSFTIYLIPGLWGAPLKGVSAFVPPLFTQDFNLYGDGFKEYDDFEEGMKVAREAGKPVLVDFSGFGCVNCRKMEGAVLDEPNVKAMIEDNFTVIKLMVDEKKNLPEPITVKEYGKDMTLYTYGDRWSYLQRYKFNANAQPYYVILNDDGELLSGPYTYDENVARFSAFLEKGIKSYKK; via the coding sequence ATGAGAAAGCTTGCTTTAACCTTTTCTCTTCTGGTGGCGCTTTTGTGCAACATGGCGCTGGGACAGATAATGACCCCTGTCAAATGGGATGCTAAAATAGACATGACCGGCAACGACGAGGGTCAGGTTGTGCTTACGGCTACTATCAGCAGCGGTTGGCACATGTATTCGCTTGACTGCGATCCGGATGCCGGACCTCAGATTCTTGAGATTACCTATCCTAAATTAAACGGAGTCACTCTTGAGGGAAAGCCTATCCCTAACAAGCCTTCGCATAAGCAATATGACGATATGTTCGGGGCAGAACTTTCATGGTGGACACAGGGTGTGACAATCACGCAGAAGTTCAAGGCCACACAGCCGGAATTCAATATTGATGTGATGGTTGTATGTTCGGCATGTAACGATGAAAACTGTATTCCTCCTTCACGTTCGAATTTCAATCTTTCAGGCAAGGCTACCATAAAAGCCGTGCCCAAGAAAGACGAACCGAAGGCCGTAGCCGAACTTCCTGCAGAAAAAGAGGAAGTTGCTGCTGTGCTCGATGCCGTAGCCGAATCCGTGGAGGCAGCTTCCGATTCACTCGCTGCTGTTTCTGACACACTTGTTTCTTCAGCTCCTGACAGCAAGGGCGCCGACCTTTGGGCTCCCGTATCGTTTAAGGATGCCGAGAATGCCGAGGATTTTTCGACAACCTCGCTGTGGTACATATTTTTCACCTGTTTCCTTGGCGGTCTCGTTGCGTTGTTCACTCCGTGTGTATGGCCGATGATTCCGATGACCGTCAGCTTCTTCCTGAAGAAAGGCAAGGACCGCAGCAAGAGCATTATGGATGCCTGCACATACGGTCTTTCAATCATTGTCATCTATGTGGCTCTCGGTCTGCTCATCACCGGTATTTTCGGAGCAAGCTCGCTTAATGCTCTCTCGACATCGGCAGTTTGTAATATAATCTTCTTCCTGCTGCTTGTGGTGTTTGCCATCAGCTTCTTCGGAGCTTTTGAAATCAAGCTTCCGTCATCGTGGTCCAACAAGATGGATGCGACAGCTGAAAAGACGACCGGTCTGCTCTCCATATTCTTCATGGCATTTACGCTGACCCTCGTGTCGTTCTCCTGCACAGGCCCTATCATCGGAACGCTTCTCGTCGAGGCGGCATCTCAGGGCGATCTCTGGGGGCCGGCCATAGGTATGCTCGGTTTCTCGACAGCCCTCGCGCTTCCGTTCATGCTTTTCGCCATGTTCCCTACCATGCTTCAGGCTGCCCCCAGTTCAGGTGGCTGGATGAATACTCTCAAAGTGGTGCTCGGTTTCGTCGAACTTGCCCTCTCGCTCAAGTTCCTCTCTGTCGCTGACCTCGCATACGGCTGGCACATTCTTGACCGCGAGGCATTCCTTGCTCTCTGGATTGTTATGTTCGCACTTCTCGGTCTCTATCTTCTCGGTCAGTTCAATTTCGCTCATTACGGCAAGGCCGACAGCTCTATCGGTGTTTTCCGTTTCTTCCTTGCTCTCTGCTCATTCTCATTCACCATCTACCTTATCCCCGGACTCTGGGGTGCACCTCTCAAGGGTGTGAGCGCGTTTGTTCCACCGCTGTTCACTCAGGATTTCAACCTTTACGGTGACGGATTCAAGGAGTATGACGACTTCGAGGAGGGTATGAAGGTGGCACGTGAGGCAGGCAAGCCGGTGCTTGTCGACTTCTCAGGTTTCGGATGTGTCAACTGCCGTAAGATGGAAGGCGCTGTCCTCGACGAGCCTAATGTCAAGGCTATGATTGAAGACAACTTTACTGTCATCAAGCTTATGGTCGACGAGAAAAAGAACCTTCCCGAACCGATTACCGTTAAAGAATATGGAAAGGATATGACTCTCTACACCTACGGTGACCGTTGGAGCTATCTGCAGCGCTACAAATTCAATGCAAATGCCCAGCCTTATTATGTGATACTCAATGACGACGGTGAGTTGCTTTCAGGCCCTTACACATACGATGAGAATGTGGCCCGCTTCTCGGCGTTCCTCGAAAAGGGTATAAAGAGTTATAAAAAATAA
- a CDS encoding DUF6155 family protein, with amino-acid sequence MSKTTLRKAIKDFEAPELRELLIDVYTKSKEARELLDFFAEPDIERKAEAYRAQLTKEATRYTRRAYNPRIAKLRATIKKFKVFEPGSEAVADLMVHTMTALLSIGKDSWLRERLYVQIHKFVGETFDFLVENELVDDFMPRIRKSVGTLENFGMSANPLKRIMEAETKRIENVAH; translated from the coding sequence ATGTCTAAGACGACTCTCCGCAAGGCTATAAAAGATTTTGAAGCTCCTGAACTCCGGGAGCTTCTTATTGATGTATATACCAAAAGCAAGGAGGCCCGCGAGTTACTTGACTTCTTTGCTGAGCCGGATATCGAAAGGAAGGCAGAGGCCTACCGCGCACAACTGACCAAGGAAGCTACCCGCTACACAAGGCGTGCCTACAATCCGCGTATAGCTAAATTGCGTGCCACGATAAAGAAATTCAAGGTCTTTGAACCGGGCAGCGAGGCTGTGGCCGATCTTATGGTGCACACGATGACCGCTTTGCTGTCGATTGGCAAGGATAGCTGGCTGAGGGAACGGCTCTATGTGCAGATTCATAAATTTGTCGGTGAGACGTTTGATTTTCTTGTCGAGAATGAGCTGGTCGACGATTTTATGCCCCGCATACGTAAGTCAGTCGGAACTCTTGAGAACTTCGGGATGTCTGCTAATCCGTTGAAACGCATTATGGAGGCTGAAACCAAACGTATTGAAAACGTGGCCCATTGA
- a CDS encoding DUF695 domain-containing protein: protein METETWWTAPTESESGRLILVTGRKDVEKFRSNPRFNIRVEVTWKYEGDAKGMPDKETSTLMEEVQEALTTAFRKDPVAVLTGIFTGDNQRDWIFYTLSTHIFGRKLNEALESFPLLPISIYTENDPEWSEYDEMSEAEIKLD, encoded by the coding sequence ATGGAAACCGAAACATGGTGGACCGCCCCCACCGAAAGCGAATCAGGGAGACTGATTCTCGTGACAGGGCGAAAGGATGTCGAGAAATTCCGTTCGAATCCCAGATTCAATATCCGTGTGGAAGTTACATGGAAATATGAAGGCGATGCCAAAGGTATGCCCGACAAGGAAACATCGACACTGATGGAAGAGGTGCAGGAGGCATTGACGACGGCTTTTAGAAAAGATCCTGTAGCTGTGCTCACCGGCATTTTTACGGGCGACAATCAGCGCGACTGGATTTTCTATACGCTCAGCACACATATCTTCGGGCGCAAACTCAACGAAGCTCTCGAATCATTCCCGCTTCTACCAATCAGCATCTATACTGAAAATGATCCTGAATGGAGCGAATATGACGAAATGTCGGAAGCAGAAATCAAACTTGACTAA
- a CDS encoding chloride channel protein — translation MLTGHSLLIKILDWREKHLSEKTFVFLLATAVGLLSGCGAFVLKRLISWVSHILTSHFRIGSGNYVLLLIPVAGIVLTGIFCRYVVKADLSDGTSRLIHDLKNKMYALKSYIVYSPILASTITLGFGGSAGSEGPIAYTGAAVGSNVARLFRLSPQMMMIMLGCGAGAGIAGIFKSPLGGALFTLEVLRMPMSTFSVLVLLVTSITAAMTAYLLSGCTVDIPFSHHAGFDIDTLPYVILLGIFCGFYSLYYSYMIKKVAKLLRCVGNSWIKNLIGGVMISALVFLFPPLYGEGYGTVGKIINDNFSTILNDSIFFGHSGGMWLLIFVAGGIALAKCVATSATNNGGGVSGNFAPSLFAGCIVGFFFAALLNEVFGLHLPVGEFAFYAMAGVMAGAIRAPLMAIFLTCEMGAAYSYFFPLVVTASVSFGIVRLFTADSFFSRHADRHNGLISIIKRHKMESAGGIQQQKGSD, via the coding sequence ATGTTGACCGGTCATAGTCTTTTGATAAAAATTTTGGACTGGCGTGAGAAACATCTGTCTGAAAAGACTTTTGTTTTTCTTCTTGCAACGGCGGTAGGATTACTGTCGGGCTGCGGTGCGTTTGTGTTGAAGCGACTTATTTCTTGGGTCTCGCATATCCTGACTTCGCATTTTCGGATTGGGTCAGGCAATTATGTCCTATTGCTGATACCTGTCGCTGGTATTGTCTTGACCGGAATATTCTGTCGGTATGTAGTAAAGGCTGATTTGTCAGACGGTACGTCTCGACTGATACATGACCTTAAAAATAAAATGTATGCTCTTAAGAGTTATATAGTTTATTCTCCGATTCTGGCCAGTACGATTACTCTTGGTTTTGGTGGTTCGGCCGGATCTGAGGGGCCGATAGCCTACACCGGTGCAGCTGTCGGTAGCAATGTCGCACGCCTCTTCCGGCTTAGTCCGCAGATGATGATGATTATGCTGGGATGCGGGGCAGGAGCAGGTATCGCCGGTATATTCAAATCGCCACTTGGCGGTGCGCTGTTTACACTTGAGGTTCTGAGAATGCCGATGTCGACTTTCTCTGTCTTGGTGTTGCTGGTGACCTCTATCACAGCAGCCATGACCGCATATCTTCTGTCGGGATGCACAGTCGACATACCATTCAGCCATCACGCCGGATTTGACATAGATACGCTTCCATACGTCATTCTGCTTGGCATATTTTGCGGTTTTTATTCACTTTATTATAGTTATATGATAAAGAAAGTTGCCAAGCTTCTTCGTTGTGTCGGCAATTCATGGATAAAAAATCTCATTGGCGGTGTGATGATTTCAGCTCTTGTCTTTCTCTTCCCGCCGCTCTATGGAGAAGGATATGGGACTGTCGGAAAAATCATAAACGACAATTTCTCGACAATTCTGAACGACAGCATTTTCTTCGGACATTCCGGCGGCATGTGGTTGCTGATATTTGTGGCGGGTGGCATAGCCTTGGCCAAGTGTGTCGCAACCTCTGCAACAAACAATGGCGGAGGTGTGAGCGGAAATTTTGCTCCGTCATTGTTTGCAGGATGTATTGTCGGTTTCTTCTTTGCAGCACTTTTAAATGAGGTCTTCGGTCTTCATCTGCCGGTCGGTGAATTTGCATTTTATGCAATGGCCGGTGTCATGGCGGGAGCTATACGCGCTCCGTTGATGGCCATATTTCTTACGTGCGAGATGGGGGCTGCATATTCCTATTTTTTTCCGCTTGTCGTTACGGCTTCGGTTTCATTCGGGATTGTCAGGCTGTTTACCGCCGACAGCTTCTTTTCGCGTCATGCCGACCGCCACAACGGCCTTATCTCTATTATAAAAAGACATAAAATGGAATCAGCCGGTGGAATACAGCAACAAAAAGGTTCGGACTGA